A genomic stretch from Fodinibius salinus includes:
- a CDS encoding transglycosylase SLT domain-containing protein has product MTSSFSISAELTYARIRGLMGYFSEASKRYGVPLALLLAVASRESRMGLALSADGTGDHGNGIGIMQIDRRYHPGFTGRHSPLDHQANIDYGAEYLAKLLREFNGNTTRAIASYNAGPNKVQTAIYAGLPPDSVTTGGDYSEDVVGRKQLIDQLLGLSKATSMSIYVLPIAAIAFATYNYMTTQLP; this is encoded by the coding sequence ATGACCAGCTCTTTTTCGATATCGGCCGAGCTTACGTACGCACGGATTCGTGGCCTGATGGGATATTTCTCCGAAGCCTCCAAGCGATATGGCGTCCCCCTTGCCCTGTTGCTGGCGGTTGCTTCCCGCGAAAGTCGCATGGGGCTAGCTCTGTCAGCAGACGGAACCGGAGATCATGGTAACGGGATAGGCATCATGCAGATTGACCGGCGATATCATCCCGGATTTACGGGTCGCCATAGCCCACTGGATCACCAAGCCAATATTGATTATGGAGCCGAATACCTGGCAAAACTGCTCCGGGAGTTCAATGGAAATACCACCCGGGCCATAGCCTCCTATAATGCCGGCCCCAATAAAGTGCAGACCGCTATCTATGCTGGATTGCCCCCGGATTCCGTCACCACCGGCGGTGATTACAGCGAAGACGTGGTGGGGCGGAAACAGCTCATCGACCAGCTACTCGGCCTCTCCAAAGCAACCAGCATGTCAATTTATGTCCTTCCTATAGCCGCTATCGCCTTTGCAACTTATAACTATATGACTACCCAACTCCCATGA